The genomic DNA ggAAACACAACAATTCagacaaaccggaaaaggtaggaaTAGTTTTCAAATGAAATTCTTATCACTGACTGGACAAGATATTTATCAAGATATACAAGAAGTACTGCAGACTTACAGCTTTTTAATGTCCATGAGTGTCAGACACCTTGTCTAATCAGCGGTAAGAATccacaaaccggaaaaggtaggtgtAGTTTGTGACAAAATTCTTACCACTGATCTTGAGTGGCAGACTTTCATTTGAACTATAACTACCCTTTTGGGTTTGTctgaattatgttttttttctgatttgggATTTTGTTTCcgattttatttagtttttcggTTTTGTCaatttgttttcggttttgttaatttgtttttgaaattatttagtttttcagttttatttagttttcaggttttttttttttttcatttttaaatttatttagtttttcagttttattttgttttaaattttgttaatttatttttgaattaatattgtttttccgttttgttgctttgtttttgaattagaaatttgcttttaatttttcttttttttttccgattttgttattggatttattttgtttttggttttgttctgCACTTCTTGGCCACCATAACTACTGGTTGGGCTGCAAGTATACCACTGCCAGTATATTTCAGACCTGCAGTGGAATTTTGCCTTCACTTCATCTCAGCCTAAAGTAGTGCCTTCCACATGCGTCCAAATGCATGCTGTTGACCCAATAATTATCCAGCTCAGGCATTTGGGCTCTGTGTGTGACCGACCTGTCCGTCCTGGGTGAGGTGGTGGTGCAGCAGCTGGGAATGGGGCTGCTGGTGAGCAGGCAGGATATGCAGGAATGGACCTGTAGCATAACCAGGGGCACCGCCAGGGTTCAGAGGTCCTGTACCTCCTAGAGCCGAGGGCAGGTTGAAGGGAGGTGGTGTGCCGGCATGGAAACCCTGTTTATCAAAGGACTGAACCCGGACAAAGAAAATTAGGACACAAATTCTGAGGTAAACACCAAACATTTAACAGGAGGTGGGGTCACTACCTGAGTCTTGTTGTAAACAGTTCCGCTGATATCGGGTACGCCAGAGTTACTGGAGGTCACAGAGACACCTACGGAGGTACGGCGTAgagtattaatattaaattataaaaatttttgaGAGGTAAAACTCAAAAATCACATTTGTACCTTTTCCTGGGCCAGAAGCAGCAGATTTGGCTTGTGTCTGAGAGCTGTTGCTGTACCCTTTACTGTATTCTGCTCCCGTTGGGCCTTGTGTCAGGTCATCATACCCTGAAGAggaattaaataaacacattaaaaggtacatttatttcaaagcctacaaaaaaaaaaaaaaaacacgaccaATTTCAATCATCCATGTTTGTGGCTCACCTGAGCTAAAGGTGTGCTGGCTGTAACCACTAGGCTGCTGGAATGGTGTGGAGGGGTTGCTCAGACCCATGCCATGCTGCTTAGTAGAAGCAGGAGGTACGAACATAGTGGGGCCGTACTGGAAGGCGCTGGGCATGCCAGGCACACCTGGGTAGTAGGGCAAGCCCGTGTAGCTGTAACCCGGGGGCAGGGCTGGGCTAAATAAGGCCTGCTGGGTGCTGTGGTGGGCCTGCGGCTGAAGCTGGCTCTGGCCTTGGCTTTGCGCCTGTGGGGGCTGAGCTGTCTGGGGAGCGTGAGCTGCTGACAGGGTAGTAGGGGGCGCCGGTGAGGTGGAGTCGCCCCTGCCGAACTTAGTCACTTCACCTTTATGGGAGAATGAGTGAGGATGTGTAAGACACTGGTTTTACTCagtagaagaagaaagaaaaaagtttagcaaaaatattttgtatgaatgtTAAACACTGAGGGTACCTGAGTAAGGGTTATTGGCTAGGCTCCCATCTCTGCTGGACAGGGTCGCAGTGGGTCCTGGGAATGTGATACCATAGTAATCCTGCAGGATGTAAAGTATGATTATAGTGGGATGATTAAACTCAACACAGAATCCtcacagaaggaaaaaaaaggagttaaaaaaaaaaaaaaaaaaaaactcatctgaTACATAATAGTAACTGATACGTATTGGATATTTGCAAGACCTTTATGCTCCAACCAAGTGTGTGTAGTAAGTGACTTTCTCTACATGTGTTTATAAGCACAAGAAGCTAGAATGATATTTTCAACCTGTACTACTCActcttataaataaatgtaaatgcaccGTTCTAAGTAATATAAATGCAGCTGTTTTAACTAGACGTTTAAACATTTGACTGATATTAATTTATACACACCATCAGAAAGAAACAATAACAACTTTGTTTATCACAGTGCCATACACAGCCAAATGCGCCAATACATTAATCATTATtggaaaaccataaaaaaaaaaattggggggagGGGGCAAACCCTGGGGCTGAATCTCAGGtggcttttatttcatttgtgcGGGCAACAAGGCTCAGGTCTATTATTCAGTTTCATGTGTAGTGCACAAACCAAGTGGATTGAAAGGGAATTGGGATTTGTACCATCTAGAAAAAAAGTTGACTTTATTGGATCACAGGGAGGAGAAGCAACACCAGGCACAAAATAACTAAGCAGTACgatggataaataaaatattaaatcgGAAACAGTAAATTACTAACTTAGACTTCTTAAATCCatcagaaaaaattaaaaaaatgtttcacgAAAAAGGAAGTCCTGTCAGTAGCGTAAATCTGTGACGTCCAcatgattatgtttttttttttcataatcaaTAATTAGGTTTTTAGGCtcatcaaaatgcataaacaaGGTGTGTAAAGACTCACCAGTGGTAGCCTGGACTGCAGCATGTGGAGGTCTTCATATCCGTAGATTTGCTGTAGGACACAAACCAAGCTCGTTGCTTTTCAACAttacctttacacacacacacacaaataaaagtcACTTTTTGTTACCGGGTATGCAGGAAGCAGGCCTCCAGGCCCCATGATATACTGGTTGGGTAGCAGCGGAGGAACCCCCTGAGACAAGTTGGGGGGGGCTTTTCCTGTaatgcaacagaaaaaaaaacattagagcAAAGACATATAgtgggggaagaaaaaaaaacctcagcttGACAACTTATGCGGCTAGCACCGTTGTCTCTGTCTTTCAGATAAAGCTCTACTAATGCATGTGAAATCTGACCAGTAGAAGAAGAAAGCAGGGGCGCGGTCCTGATGGCTGAGGGCGCGGTGGTTCCGTTCCCACTAAGCCCCAGAGCCGCTGAGTGCAGGCTGCTGCTTCCTGCACTGCTCACGCTGTTATTGGAAAGAGCCGAGACTGATGTGGAGGAGAACACCGCTGATGAGGCAGGCAGAGAACTCACGCCGTCCACGTTAGTGTACTGCGGGTACGGACAACATGCACGGGGATGTTAAAATAAGTgagcaaccaaaaaaaaagaaataaaagaaaatgttctaACAACAGTTTAAATGGACACATATTTTACAATAGTtacaatatcttaaatatagATACAATATCTCACAATATAGTTACAATATCTGAAGTTTTTTTGTGCAATAGCAACTGTTCaataacacttttttaaactgtgcaatTTGATTAAAAGTGTAgctattgtatgtttttttttcttctgaatttatacactgtacttaaattatatatatgtttttataaactTTACAGTTACCACAGAaatttccacactgtgagacgAATAAAGGTGTATATTATCTTATAACTTTACATAATTTTATCtttgtttgtaaaataaaaacaaatccgaGTCCTGCtcctgaaaatataaaaaatatttaacaaaacacAATGATGTGAACATTTGTCTGATCATTTTTCTATTATAGCAccttcattgtgtttttttttattttaattttttattttaaacaagatGCAAAAACAATGTGTCGCTGCaggatgcgtgtgtgtgaatgttgtacCGTCGTCACACTTACCGTTAGTGAGGAGCTGGTGCCGAGGGCTGAAACGGAGGAATGGCCACTGCTCACATGGCTACAAGGACGAACGAAAGGGGTGGGTTTAGAGAAACACTGTGCTAttcttgtgtgttttattttgataCAAAGCGAGAGAGATAAACAAGTTCACCTGTTGAGAGATGGGAGGGTTGCAGAGGGCAGTTCAGGTGCCAGGCTGGATAGAGTTGAGCTATGGGGGGTAACTGAAGGGGGCAACAGGGACAACGGAGCGGAAGGTGCAACACTGGTGCTACTGCCTAAAGACGGAGAGTCTGGCTTTGGAGTGGAGGAACTCGATGTGGCTAAGAGCAGACAAGAAGTAGAAATGTTTGTTACGCGCGATTCAGAACTTAAGCGAAATACAGATCAAAGAAAAAACGTCCACTTACAGTCTAGAGCAGCGGAGGTTCTTACACCATTAAAACCATTCTGTTCAAGGAGAAACCAAACAACACTTGGTCAGCTTTTAAGTCATACACGGTGGCTTTACACACTGCACAGCTAACAGCGAACCCGGCACTTACTGTCACAGGTCCAGAGGACTCCTTGCTCTGGGAGAAGGTCAGTCGTGAGTGAGGAGCCACTCCACAGTCAAAGCTGTTCCCGGCTGAAGACGCAACCGACGAAGATGAAGAAGAGGACGAGCAGGAGGAAGATGAGGAGGTAGAGGTTGGCACTGAGGCAGCGCTGGGGGTGGTAAGGGAGGAGGCGAGACTGGGAAGAGGCACGGAGGGAGGTGGGTAGATGCTGTCAGAGGAGGCCAGAGGCAGCAGCAATGGGACCGGACTGGCCAGGGATTCACTGCTGGGATGAACGAGGAATATGGATCATTTGGTATTTTAATTAGGCTTACAGATTAGGAtatacacaatgtttttttttaagactctGTGTACTTCCAGAGGGCCATGGAGTGCATTCAGAGTTCTAATAAAAGACATTTAACACTGTAACTCATTTATTGGACCCATAAAATGTCCATTAATGAAAAATCAAATATCAGTAAAATAGCACACATCTGGCTAATGTGCCTAAAATTTAAACATCTGGATCATGTTTATTGAAATAATTGGgttatattaaagaaataaatctatTCTGCAATaagaatgagttttttttttttttacaaaaggttGAAACAACAGTTCAGAAACTCAAAACCCGATgttttagttaaaataaaaaactgaatttcTCTTACGGACCTGATAGGTTTGGAGTAGAGGCTGCTTTGAGTCTGAGGAACGGGCACGGGGGCTTCGCGCGTAGCTTCGCTGCTGCAGTTCTCAGGCTGGCTGAAGTCTGGCAATGCCGACTCCGAGCCAAAATCCAGCGCGCCAAATTGCACATTGAGCCCTGACACATCTGCTGAACCGGGCATCTCCACCGCAGTGGATGGAATCTACGCATACATGGAGTATTTTCCATATGTTTCAATATTTTTCTAACTactgaacaacttttttgtcagATCCTGTTGATAggagtataaaaggagtaacaAAACGCTCACCTTAGACGTGGGAGCTATCCTTCGTTTCTGCGTCTTAATCTGCCGATGCTGCGTGCTGCTGACCTGCGAGTCTGGAGCCTGCGGCAGCGGCGCCACGTGGGTTTGAGAAGGCTCTGGTGCTTTGGAGAAGGCCTCCAGTGGAGCCTGGGTGGCCGACGAGCCGTTCTGCGGCGGAGGACTTGTCTGCCTGGCTAGCGGTAGAGATCCTGCATTGCTCAGAGAGCTCTGCTGCCGCTGGCTCAGCTGGCTTAGCACCAATGAAGGCTCTGGTTGCATCTTAAACTCCCCTAAAAGGCACACAGGACAGAATTATAATAAAGTCCCTAATCGCCCTTGTTTACTGGCTGAAGGTTGAACATGGACGCAGGCGTGAATAATAATTCTAACTATTAAGTTCTATGGAACTTACGACTGAACTGGGAGGGCAGTGAGGCAGAGCTCTGTGTTCCAGGAGGTTTGATGTCCCAGGATGAAGTGGGGACAGACATCCCTGTACTCCCCAGCCCCCCTACAGGGGCACAATTGTTGTCCCCCGAGCTAGGAGGCTGGGAGGAGGTAAGCTGCCCAAGACCTGGTCCCTTCAGTTGCTCCAGTATCTGTTGTCCAGCAGTTTGTCCCAGCTTAGGGCCCCCGAGCTCCCCAAATCCAGAGCCTAGAACTGAGGACTGTAGACACAAACAAGACAGAGACATCTTAAGAGACTTTGTTTGCAGCAACACTACtaattataattacaataaaattttGCTGCATATgccaaatagtaaaaaaaaattatcatgttTATGCATCTACCAGATCTATATCTTACATATGAACAGTGATGTTAACTCTTCCCAAGTAGCCATGAAGAAAATGTATTAACTCacttatatttaaagtttaaagacaTTTCATGCATTTCATAAGGACATTTaatcatacagtactgtgcaaacgtcttaggcaccatattatatgctgtaccaattttttttaatatatgtttatcatgtcataattatgtacaaaatcattcagtatttctatatataacttaaaaaataataaataaataacattacaggaaaatatatgcatggatataaagaaaaaatatatagtacaagagagactaggttttttgtttccatctgaaaactaaTGTActctcctgggatttgcataaaaatacgaaggagcgagtgtgacaaagttgcCAGATGAACTAAtatccagcaagctcagtaaaacccaacaactgttttcttataaaactgcacaaatctgtgtctaaaactcctgcaatgagttttcactccaaatattgaagtttcttttatgcagaaatattttcaaaagcatatttttcttatgccatatttttgtatgtgcccaagacttttgcacagtaccataagtaaaacagttgttaggttttactgagcttgctgaagAATataagttcttctggtaactttatCATTATAGATCATTCTGTATTTTAATTAGGCTTACAGATTAGGCtatacacaatgtttttttttttgttttaaagactGATTGATGTCTATGTACTTCCAGAAGGCCATGGAGTATACTCAGAGTatgagttttaataaaatatttaatactgtcactcatttgattttttattaatagacATTTTATGGCTCCAATACATATAAGCACAATAGTTTGTATCTTTATGTAAATCCCAGGAAAGTACattgggtttttcttttttgtttccatctaaaaactggtctgtcttgtactatttttttttctttttagccatgcatatattctcttgtaatgttatttattcattaatttttaagttatatatgaaaatactgaatgatcctatacataattatgcagacatgataaaaatatataacaaaatcaGTAACGCACacaatatggtgcctaagacttttgcacagtattgtacatCACAAATATTGCTGTTTCAGGATCGCTGAAATTGCTCCAGTGTTTGAAAGTGTTTAAAACTATTATTGTGTCACAGAGTAATAGAATTGAATTTTTATTCTAAAGCATAGTTTATATGTTTAATGTGCTACAAGTTAGAtgaaaccttttaaaaatatatttatttatttattaaaattcgtGTCTGTCGCACTTAATTAAAACACCCTCCATCTCGTTTCCAGCGCCTCACTTACCAGGGTGGCATGTGCATAGCTGGTGGTGCCAGTGCTGGTGCCCCCGTTGCGTGTGGGCTGGTGGTGAGAGTTGGTGAAGACGAGGCTGTGGCCGAGCCCTTGGGACGAGGCTGGCTTCAGGTTCTCCAACTCCTCCCTTCCGGCAGGCTTCTGCAGCAGAGACGCCAGGTCCAAGCTGCATAagaccatgcacacaaacacaaactgttCAGCTGCCGCCATCATTAATAAGGAGCATGGGCTGGTTATAACAAAAAGATTGTATGTGTTGATTTGTCACCTTTGGCCTGGCGTGATATGATTCTCAGCTGGAGGTGCACACGACGGGGTGAACACTTTGGTCTCGGACAGCTGAAAAGGACAAAACCTAATCAGTTGTCAATTTCttaacatctaaaaaaaaaaaaaaaagctgaaatagCTATGGTAACAGACGGCTTGACTTACACTCACGTCCTCGGTCCAGTCTTCAGCTGCCCAGTCTTCCAGAGTGTTGCGCCATGCCACTGTAGAGCCATGAGGAAAAAGCAGATGAGGTTGAAATAGTTCCCCGGTTactaaagtaaaagtgtgtgtgtgtgtgtgtgtgtaattgccCCTCTCTTTTACCTGTACCATCTGTGGCGTCGTTGGTCCCGGATTCCCAGACATCGGCATGCGAGTTGTTCGTGCCACTATCCATAGTGTAGTCCGCTGGGTTAAAGgtcctacaaaaaaaatttaacataaataaatgaatgagtgtgACATCAAGAAAACCTTAAAAGGTGAGTAAACCACCACAAAGGCGTGAAAACCCAGCAGATGATGTGTGCACGTTTTATCACACTGACCCCATTCCCTGTGCTGTGAACCTGCTGGCCCCTGGGGCACGGCCTCTCCCCCTGCCTCCAGACACTGCACACACATGTAAACGATAACAGGCTACCTAAGACACTAAAAAGTGTTAgcgtgtgtatctgtgtgtgtgtgtgtgtcagtctagGTTTGCATTCGTGTACCTCGTCCTTTTCCCCTGCGGCCACGGTCGGATCCTTTCTCTACCGGTGCAGAGTCCACTCCATTCTCCTCAACCCTCACTGACGACCACGAATTTACACATGCAGAAAGAGACAAACTTAGTGTCTTGATATGAAAATTATACACATGCAAAATCAAAATGTAGGACCGAAACCAAGAATTTTGATTAAACGAACAAAGGCTTGTGCGTTTGACTTCACCGGAAAAAGACATTGCGTCAAAAGATCATCGGGGAGATCTCAGCGATCTCATTTCTAAAAGCCGCAGCTTCCCTTACCAGGCCGATTACGACTGGCCCCCTTTCCTCTCCGGTTTGCTCCTCCGCGAGCTTTgctgctttctttctctcctttcttCTCCCGGTTCTCCTTGTTCTCCTTGCTCTCTGAGGAAATGCCATCCTTTCCCACACTTTTCTTCTTGCCCACCGTCTCCCAAGAGGTCTAACATGAGTGCAGAGATAACTTTTAACAGATTCCTCATAAAAAGACAAACATACGTAATGATTAATTAACTCTTATGGAATTACTTATGGTAAGATATGCCAAAAAGTTCTACCAACTaacattaaattcaatttaaatgctACATTCCAAATAACATTTACTTCCAACGTAAAACAGGTAGCAAGCCTCTGATTAAAACCTGTGCAACAtacagagggtttttttttttttttttcactttttgttcACTGGTCTAAATATCCAGAATACTTCACATTTCTGCAATGCTACATCCTGTGTGTCCTTCAGCTCAGTTCTTGTCTCGCAACTTAGTTTAGAAGCTTGCGTCTACAAATAAGCAAGCAAAAAGACGTGGCATGTTTTTTTGCATTCGGAGTGGTTCAGAGTCGATTTAGGTCGAATCAGAATCGATTACTCACTGCAAGCAGACTGCACTAGAGTTCATTTGGACGAAGACCACTTGGCTCAGACACGTGCAAATGGACTAAAAACCCTAGGAAACATCTAAGTGTTGTTCGTTTATTAAAACCTTTGCCTATAATCCGACTAGGTCGCACAGTCACTACCCAGAAATCAGAAGCATGTGAGTGCTCTGTACTTGTGAAGGACATTGAGCAGTATGTTTTGAGACAATGGTGCAAGCCTTTTTTTATGACCCAGGATTGCCCACAGGTTGGCTCACGGAAACTACCCAATTTCTATTTTAGAGACTATCCAGAAATCAGTCATCTAAAAGTCCCGGTTAGTTCAGGACAATTCACTGGTAACCCTTTACCACCAAGGCATTTCCAGGGCAAGTTCAGACAAGAATACCActtccatccaggaacctctgtagtccaactagggaccgtagaGGGCAATGATGaccatttgtatttatttccattttgtaCGACCGTGGTAAGACCTTCGGTCAACATTTACAaaagcattcacacactatgggcaaaaaactagcctaatctgcatgtctttgggtggtggaggaaaccggaggaaacccaccaagcacgaaaagaacgtgcaaactccatgtacacagactggacgctggaatcgaacccagatgcaaggcgacagtgctaaccactatccCACCATATCAGCCACTGGGCGCGGAATTATCACAACCAACTAAAAGTTTGTGACcgtcttctttaaaaaataa from Clarias gariepinus isolate MV-2021 ecotype Netherlands chromosome 19, CGAR_prim_01v2, whole genome shotgun sequence includes the following:
- the ubap2a gene encoding ubiquitin-associated protein 2a isoform X1 gives rise to the protein MMTSLGGDRGTREKVLPTSTQTTQPQKQLQATAEQIRLAQMIYDKNDADFEDKVNQLMEVTGKNQDECMVALHDCNEDVNRAINFLLEGTSDTTSWETVGKKKSVGKDGISSESKENKENREKKGEKESSKARGGANRRGKGASRNRPVRVEENGVDSAPVEKGSDRGRRGKGRVSGGRGRGRAPGASRFTAQGMGTFNPADYTMDSGTNNSHADVWESGTNDATDGTVAWRNTLEDWAAEDWTEDVSLSETKVFTPSCAPPAENHITPGQSLDLASLLQKPAGREELENLKPASSQGLGHSLVFTNSHHQPTRNGGTSTGTTSYAHATLSSVLGSGFGELGGPKLGQTAGQQILEQLKGPGLGQLTSSQPPSSGDNNCAPVGGLGSTGMSVPTSSWDIKPPGTQSSASLPSQFSREFKMQPEPSLVLSQLSQRQQSSLSNAGSLPLARQTSPPPQNGSSATQAPLEAFSKAPEPSQTHVAPLPQAPDSQVSSTQHRQIKTQKRRIAPTSKIPSTAVEMPGSADVSGLNVQFGALDFGSESALPDFSQPENCSSEATREAPVPVPQTQSSLYSKPISSESLASPVPLLLPLASSDSIYPPPSVPLPSLASSLTTPSAASVPTSTSSSSSCSSSSSSSSVASSAGNSFDCGVAPHSRLTFSQSKESSGPVTNGFNGVRTSAALDSTSSSSTPKPDSPSLGSSTSVAPSAPLSLLPPSVTPHSSTLSSLAPELPSATLPSLNSHVSSGHSSVSALGTSSSLTYTNVDGVSSLPASSAVFSSTSVSALSNNSVSSAGSSSLHSAALGLSGNGTTAPSAIRTAPLLSSSTGKAPPNLSQGVPPLLPNQYIMGPGGLLPAYPQIYGYEDLHMLQSRLPLDYYGITFPGPTATLSSRDGSLANNPYSGEVTKFGRGDSTSPAPPTTLSAAHAPQTAQPPQAQSQGQSQLQPQAHHSTQQALFSPALPPGYSYTGLPYYPGVPGMPSAFQYGPTMFVPPASTKQHGMGLSNPSTPFQQPSGYSQHTFSSGYDDLTQGPTGAEYSKGYSNSSQTQAKSAASGPGKGVSVTSSNSGVPDISGTVYNKTQSFDKQGFHAGTPPPFNLPSALGGTGPLNPGGAPGYATGPFLHILPAHQQPHSQLLHHHLTQDGQGGPNQRNQSSSMQQKTQVNKSSYGSSPYWGN
- the ubap2a gene encoding ubiquitin-associated protein 2a isoform X2 — translated: MMTSLGGDRGTREKVLPTSTQTTQPQKQLQATAEQIRLAQMIYDKNDADFEDKVNQLMEVTGKNQDECMVALHDCNEDVNRAINFLLEGTSDTTSWETVGKKKSVGKDGISSESKENKENREKKGEKESSKARGGANRRGKGASRNRPVRVEENGVDSAPVEKGSDRGRRGKGRVSGGRGRGRAPGASRFTAQGMGTFNPADYTMDSGTNNSHADVWESGTNDATDGTVAWRNTLEDWAAEDWTEDVSLSETKVFTPSCAPPAENHITPGQSLDLASLLQKPAGREELENLKPASSQGLGHSLVFTNSHHQPTRNGGTSTGTTSYAHATLSSVLGSGFGELGGPKLGQTAGQQILEQLKGPGLGQLTSSQPPSSGDNNCAPVGGLGSTGMSVPTSSWDIKPPGTQSSASLPSQFSREFKMQPEPSLVLSQLSQRQQSSLSNAGSLPLARQTSPPPQNGSSATQAPLEAFSKAPEPSQTHVAPLPQAPDSQVSSTQHRQIKTQKRRIAPTSKIPSTAVEMPGSADVSGLNVQFGALDFGSESALPDFSQPENCSSEATREAPVPVPQTQSSLYSKPISESLASPVPLLLPLASSDSIYPPPSVPLPSLASSLTTPSAASVPTSTSSSSSCSSSSSSSSVASSAGNSFDCGVAPHSRLTFSQSKESSGPVTNGFNGVRTSAALDSTSSSSTPKPDSPSLGSSTSVAPSAPLSLLPPSVTPHSSTLSSLAPELPSATLPSLNSHVSSGHSSVSALGTSSSLTYTNVDGVSSLPASSAVFSSTSVSALSNNSVSSAGSSSLHSAALGLSGNGTTAPSAIRTAPLLSSSTGKAPPNLSQGVPPLLPNQYIMGPGGLLPAYPQIYGYEDLHMLQSRLPLDYYGITFPGPTATLSSRDGSLANNPYSGEVTKFGRGDSTSPAPPTTLSAAHAPQTAQPPQAQSQGQSQLQPQAHHSTQQALFSPALPPGYSYTGLPYYPGVPGMPSAFQYGPTMFVPPASTKQHGMGLSNPSTPFQQPSGYSQHTFSSGYDDLTQGPTGAEYSKGYSNSSQTQAKSAASGPGKGVSVTSSNSGVPDISGTVYNKTQSFDKQGFHAGTPPPFNLPSALGGTGPLNPGGAPGYATGPFLHILPAHQQPHSQLLHHHLTQDGQGGPNQRNQSSSMQQKTQVNKSSYGSSPYWGN